Proteins encoded within one genomic window of Ovis aries strain OAR_USU_Benz2616 breed Rambouillet chromosome 1, ARS-UI_Ramb_v3.0, whole genome shotgun sequence:
- the NDUFV3 gene encoding NADH dehydrogenase [ubiquinone] flavoprotein 3, mitochondrial isoform X1, translating to MAASLLLRQGRPGTLKTVLLEAGVFRGLAPAVSLSAESGKNEKGLPPNPKKQSPPKNVVEPKERGQQLAPPTADAVSKTLSAPASSPSVVSQSRTLASPNPDASVLHTDQGLPKLLSRKTLVEFPQKVMSPFRKQGSDSEAAQWGRRGTGDSSSSSSSSSSDSESDEEGDRSGAGPQVKSKRRGGSPVAEASRSSADRAPKTEISAKEKTVSQQPHLDLTPAGRPRQAEKKKASSQHLEDRKGPKPKTAAPKSHAAEESMKQNVKEKQSQKISRSNKIDKESQKPLEVKKALSDRTTWGLSTHPAGGPAPTPSTGTRARGQPPAPPPEARGSLLEKQVPEADGELALPLFKTEKLEKQAAEGILKAEEEILEDQLPMQNLKPAPVQNKDVLDEKPAVLKLEEKGGIMEDSAAQVEGQDHTQEPASAAPTEPFDNTTYKNLQHHDYSTYTFLDLNLDLSKFRMPQPSSGRESPRH from the exons ACTGTGCTTCTGGAAGCAGGCGTGTTTCGAGGACTTGCTCCTGCAGTTTCTCTCTCTGCAGAatcaggaaagaatgaaaagggaTTACCACCGAACCCCAAGAAGCAGAGCCCACCAAAGA ATGTAGTGGAACCAAAGGAGAGGGGCCAGCAGCTCGCCCCCCCAACAGCAGATGCGGTGTCCAAAACCTTATCTGCACCCGCTTCCTCCCCATCAGTTGTGAGCCAAAGCAGGACGCTAGCAAGCCCTAACCCCGATGCCAGTGTGCTGCACACAGACCAAGGGCTTCCGAAGCTTTTGTCAAGAAAGACTTTGGTAGAGTTTCCTCAGAAAGTCATGTCTCCATTCAGAAAACAGGGTTCAGATTCAGAAGCAGCCCAGTGGGGCAGGAGAGGGACGGGTGATTCTTCTTCATCTTCATCTTCCAGCTCCTCTGATTCAGAGTCTGACGAGGAGGGCGACCGCTCAGGAGCAGGTCCTCAGGTGAAGAGCAAACGCAGGGGAGGGTCTCCCGTAGCAGAGGCCTCACGTTCCTCTGCAGATAGGGCCCCCAAAACTGAGATATCGGCCAAAGAAAAGACAGTGTCGCAGCAGCCACACCTGGACCTCACCCCTGCAGGAAGGCCTCGCCAGGCAGAGAAAAAAAAGGCCTCCAGTCAGCACCTGGAGGACAGAAAGGGCCCCAAACCCAAAACCGCAGCGCCCAAGTCACATGCCGCAGAGGAGTCTATGAAGCAAAATGTAAAGGAGAAACAATCGCAGAAGATATCTAGatcaaacaaaatagacaaagaaaGCCAAAAGCCACTTGAAGTTAAAAAAGCCTTGTCTGACCGTACAACGTGGGGGTTGTCCACACATCCTGCTGGCGGCCCGGCGCCCACCCCATCAACAGGAACCAGAGCCAGGGGGCAGCCGCCAGCCCCTCCTCCTGAGGCCAGAGGGAGCCTTTTGGAGAAGCAAGTACCAGAAGCAGATGGGGAGCTGGCTCTTCCCCtgttcaaaacagaaaaattggaaaagcAGGCAGCAGAAGGAATCTTGAAGGCTGAGGAAGAGATTTTGGAAGATCAGCTGCCCATGCAAAATTTGAAGCCAGCCCCTGTTCAGAATAAAGATGTTCTGGACGAAAAGCCCGCAGTCCTGAAGCTTGAGGAGAAGGGCGGGATCATGGAGGACTCGGCCGCTCAGGTGGAAGGCCAGGACCACACACAGG AGCCTGCCTCAGCCGCTCCCACTGAGCCATTTGACAACACCACCTACAAGAACCTCCAGCATCATGACTACAGCACATACACCTTCTTAGACCTAAACCTGGACCTCTCCAAGTTCAGGATGCCCCAGCCCTCTTCAGGACGGGAGTCCCCCCGCCACTGA